The Bacteroidota bacterium DNA window CCCCCGGTGCGCTTTGAGGTCCGGCTTCCGGAATGGGATGCGGGGTTGCTAGTGGAGCTGCAGGAGCATCCGGATCGGCTTGAGCTTCAGCTTTCGGCTTCGGACGGGAGGCTGCATGAAAGCCTGCGGCACATGCTCGGGGGGCTGCGCGAGGCCCTAGAGCAACGCCTGGGGGTTCGCGTGGAGGTAAACCTGCAAGAGGGCGGGGGTTTCTACGCGGGTGGAGGCGGTCAAGAGGCCCGCTCAGGATGGGAGCGCTTTTTCCCTCCGCGAATGGCCTCTGCAGGGAGGGCTCCGTTTGTGGGGCCGGAACCCGGCCCCACCGGGGAAAACGAACATCGGCCGCGCTGGTGGGGATATAACAGTATCGAGTTTTTAGCCTAGGAGGGTCGGATCTATGCCGACTTCAACGACGGTAAGCCCTAACAAGCCCTCAGGAAGCGCCCCCAAGGGGAATGCTTCGCTGGCACAGGCCGCCGCTCAGCGGGCGCAGCTGAACCGCGATCAGTTTTTGCGGCTGCTTGTGACCCAGTTGCGCAACCAAGATCCCTTCAACCCTTTACAGGGGCAGGAGTTTGCGGCGCAGCTGGCTCAGTTCTCCTCCGTGGAGCAGCTCATTCAAATCAATCAAGGCCTTGCGCAGCACTTTCAGTCCTCAGGCCTGTGGAGTCAGAGCCTGTATCATTTGCTGGCCGCCGGGCTAATCGGCAAAGAGGCCAAAGTGCAGGCTTCCGCCGTTTTCTTTGATGGCGAGCGCCCCGCGCCGATCTCCATGAGCCTGTCGGAGAGGGCCGACGCCCTTACGCTGCGCCTGAAGGACGCCTCCGGACGCGTGGTGCGCACGCTGCAGCTGGGTCCGCA harbors:
- a CDS encoding flagellar hook capping protein produces the protein MPTSTTVSPNKPSGSAPKGNASLAQAAAQRAQLNRDQFLRLLVTQLRNQDPFNPLQGQEFAAQLAQFSSVEQLIQINQGLAQHFQSSGLWSQSLYHLLAAGLIGKEAKVQASAVFFDGERPAPISMSLSERADALTLRLKDASGRVVRTLQLGPHAAGSHELLWDGTDERGNRLPRGLYRIEVEAQASGKPVDVKLFLVGLITKVQYTGDGAKLWVGDIPVDWSAVEEIRQPQQGR